The nucleotide window CTTGGATAGCCTATAGCTAACAACAATCATTTGTAAGGATGGATAGATGCACAAACTTGTATAATTTAAagacaaatgtacaaaaagttCTAAACATACTTTTTGTGAAGAAAATTCAATTATTGATCTGCTTTCATAATTAATTCACTCatacattcaacatacacaatgtaagatgttataccccattcGCATAATAaaacggctgtacacaaggtCCAGTCCAACCAACTTCACTCCCTTGTGCATGTTTAATCTGAATAAAAgataactgaaaaatacaacacaaaaacCACACTCAGCCATGAAAGCCCTTGACTAGAAAATGAGTTCAAGATATCTGGATGCTAGATTTCAGGATGCTCAATGACTGAGTTTGTGGTGcttcttttgtttcctctgtgtAAACCCTGTTCATCCTTAAGTTCTTtcagaaagtatttttttattgtgttgtttACAAATGAGACTAGGTCAGGCTTATTATGTCTTTAGGTAAGGTTTGTAAACATATTGTTCATACAAcacaatatattttacattatacttAGCTTTTACTACTCATTTATGCCTCTCATGAAGATAGCCATAACTGTGCTACTGGATGAATATtactctcacacacatcatctgaacagcttgtcccatatggggtcatggggagccggagcctaacctggcaacacagggcataaagctagagggggaggggacacacccaggacagggcaccaacccatcacaaggcaccccaagcagaactcaaacctcagacccaccagagagcaggaccacgtccaacccactgcaccaccacttcCCTGTGAATATTACTCTACATCTAGATATACCTgtgatttaaaatatgtatctCTACTGGACAATTACTTCTCTATAAAACTCAGTCTCAATATGAATTTGTCCTTTTCAGCGTTGCAGTAGTAGAGAGCCTACTGCAGCATCACTGGACACAAACCCAGGAGGGATGCACCCTGGATAGGATACCAGGCtatcacagggcagccacacattTAACACCCAACGGGCAAATTAacgattgtggaaggaaacttgagaaaaactttcaaagacagagagagaacaggCAAATTCCATACAGTCTGAAGTTGATTTGAACCTAACACCAGACATCCTAAgaactgtgagacaccagtacTGCTCAGTGTGCCATGGTGCTAATCAGTAAAATTGATAgcggaacagaaacacaaagatttAACACTATCGGATTAATCTGATACCTGCATTTTACTATTTGTTAATTGAAGAAAAAATCTGTTACAACTCAAATCAAATCTCAGCCTCCTCATAATTCTTTATTGTAGCCTCAACATCTGCCAGCATTTCTCTTTTATTAccagagcagcagaagaaataaatacCATCAGGAAAAAAGTCAGAGTCTTTATGGAACTTtgttttttgcaatttatttcaCCAGGAATAGAAGActccacaaaacaaacaataagtTGAGTTCCAAATGGGAACAGATTCCTGTGATCCACTCAATAGATGATCAGGTTGAAcaagtgaaataaagaaaaacacaaacaaaaactggaGATTAGTGATTGTGGGTGAAAACCATACAGGAAGCTCATTAGTGATTTTTAAAGGTACTTGTTGGTTATAACTGGTACAAATACAAGGAACACAGGTGTCCTATTACATCTTATTATTGGTGCCATTACATTCTACTCatgtaaaatttcactttttactgtttttgaaaTTCCCAGTAAGGTTTTATAATGTTACCCAGGGCattatttccacacacacttagggcataaggctggagggggaggggacacacccaggacaagacgccagtccgtcacaaggcaccccaagcaggacttgaaccacagacccaccagagagcaggacccggccaacgccaccgcgcccccctcttgCATTATTTccagtatattaaaaatttcatGACTTACTAAGATGAATTCTGAGTATTCTGAAGCTAATTCATGTGTTTTACAATAGAAAATGCTTCCATATAAGAATAGCATTGCCTGACCAATCTATTACTAACTAGTTCCTTCATAATATTTTCTCAGACTATTATGTTCATAACTTCTATATTGTCCTTTGGAGCAACAGCAAACATATAAGGCCACACACCCTGTGCCCTGATTCACTAAACAATTTTCATACACTAATCAATAGAATTGATAGTGAAATGGAAACACTGTTAATGTCAGAACAGGAACGTCACAGTGagtcatgtttttttcctcaaggaTCACCCAAAACCCTGCCGCACATAATCTGATCACATTCTTTAGGTAACTGATTGTGGACAATTTCATTGGACAGAGCTAAACTGtgtaataaaggaaaaattaagcattctaaaatatttctgaaaactaCCATGACTCCCAAGACCCTGTATCTtatgtaataaaatacaaaattagtACAATTCAGCAGTATAAGTGTAATGGCATTGCTACTTGAtaattatacaataaaaatttacCTAAAAAGTTAAAAGATTCCTTTAAAAGTATGACTAAACACAACCCAGATATTTTACAATACTCTTatcaaaacaaattttcaaattaaaacatgaagacaaatttaatatgaattacATGGACATTTGTGGTTCCTACTAAAACTAATGTTCCTCAATTTCTCTCTCAAAAAACAGGCGCACGATGTGAATAAAAATTGttagaaaacaaagcaatcCTACCAGTCACCTTCTTGTTACacttattttacatattaattCCAACATTTCCATCTgtgctgaaaatttaaaaaaaaaaaaaaaaaaaaagaaaccgaCTGCCAAAAAGTAACAGTAATTGTAATGAAAGATAAAGTCTGTCCTCTCAGTTCCACAAAGCTGCTCTCCATTTGACATTTGAGGATATCTATGAAAAATAAGTACAGAAGTTACTTTTTAAGACAAATATGCAGATACTACATAATgtgattaaatgtattttctggtTGTGAattgtacgtacacacacacacacacacacacacacacacacacacacacacacacacacacacacacacacaccgcatgtACACAAATACAGCATGAAGTTAGTGTTTTGGATAAATGTCacagtcttaaaaaaaaaaaaaaaaaaaaaaaaaaacacaccttagAAAAAAGCTACAACATACCTTAACTTGTTGGCACCAGGATTCTAcctgtaaaacaagaaaaatataatatatgtacaataaatatcaaaaattaaactttaaatgcATATGAAGAATGACACCTCTGTTTACTAGAATGCATAACAGGTAGTACATATGCTGAATGACATTTTAGTGCCTGCTTTCAAGAAAGACTGTTCTATAGTCATCTATATTCAGTCTTATCATGTATTCCATAAActttttgcaaatatttaaatacatcatAGCAAGATGAAAAACGCAGTGGTAATTTTAATTGTCACCTGTTGATTTCTTTTTGTAGTAAATCACTCCAGCAAGTGAGAGGATCAGTCCCAAAACCAGTCCAGAAGTCCCAATGATCACCTTGTTTCTGTCTCCATCAGACATTGAGGGATCTGAAAATTAAAGACTAATTCACTTAGTTTGGACTTCTACTTCATGTCATATACTATATCCCTAATTAAAAAGACCTGAAAGTTAATTTTCAGTAAACTCCATGATTATTTGAAGCTGTAACCACTAATTGGCAGAATGATATAACAGTAACACACATTACAAGAATGCTCTAAAAATGGCTGAATACTGAAATGCATTAACAGGCTCTGGTATGGTTACAGGTGGAAATAATTGAACATTGGTTTTTCTATTATTTGCACAGCATATGCTGTCTTCACTGACTAAGTGGTGATGTGTTAAATATGGAATAAATTGACTCGTTTGACAAAACAACATCATGGTCTTGTCTGTTTGTTGAAATGCATTGTTGGGATGAATATCTAAGGGACTAATAGATGAAGTCCACCCTCAAAATTCCTAAGCTCAGCATtagacaaaattaaaattatcatACAATATAACtgtttaatataaattattaccCCAGTTGTAGATCTTGGGCTTTGGAAGGCTGCTGTGCTCCACCTGGCAGGCGATGGTCTCTCCAGATGTGGGTGTGAGCTCCAGGTAAGAGTGTATCTGATGGTACCAGTCTCCATCATAGAGCTCTTCAGTGGAAGTCACATCAGTCTTCACCTCCTTCCCATCTCTCAGCCAAGTCAGTTTGATTCCCTCTGGGTAGAAGTCATATGCACTGCACACCAGCATAGTGGAGTGTCTCTGACTGCCAGATTTTACAGATAAAACCTCTACAGAAGGTTCAACtggaacagaaaataaaaagattaagaaatccacaaaaaaaagcCCATAACTAGGATTTAGCAAAATACTTCACCAATAATTCCGggacaataattattttttctggtGTTGACAGTTTTatatctgatttatttttgcaaagtaCAGAAGTGCTCACCTGTATGCCAAAGTATGTTCTTAAAGTACAGCTCAGCATTGTGCCTGCAGTACCCATCCACGTCGGTGTGAGCTTGGTCTGCAGATCCATCTTTGTTGAATCTCTCTGCGTTTTTCACTCCGTGTTCCGTGTACCCAATAAACTTGTTCAGAGTGCTGTTGTATCTTATATACTCTAATTTGTTATAAATGTACCTGCTGATATACTCAAGGTCTTTAAGGTCCTCGGAGCTGTACCGACATTCACTTTGGAAATGATACGAAAAGCCATCTGTTTAAAAGAAGCACACATACActgtaattgtaaattgctccgTTCAGTTATGCAATATCTTGTCATTGCTTACTTGAAAAATACGATGTTTTATCCACTCTTGATGTTAACGATTAAAAAGTTTTGGATTTCACCGACGTTTTTGAGCCAAAAATACCCGTGTCTGAACGAAAATGGATAGCGTATGTAATCATCATGCGCCTCCTGCAACAATTCGAGATGCTCATTACGGTAACAAGTAATGTGGAACGGCATCTGAAATTCCGGTTTTGGTGCCACTTAGACATCGCCGAACTGCCACAAGAGGTCGCTTCTTGCATGTTTATCTTAAACCTGCTCTACACGCAGTTTAGCCCAGGTTTAAGAAGAGTGGGCTCTAATTAAACACACGTCTCCAACTCGGatattagaaatatttatatcttcAAAATCTTTCACTGTATATGGTACTATGTAGGTAACTCTCGTATGAGTTTCAATGTAAAATTCCACACAATATTGCCTTTCACTCTGTGTAaaatttctctgagatgtttgttgctttggagcaaagtgtgtgcaaagtgaataaaagtaatgtgaaaaattcaaCTTTTAAGGCATCTGCCATAATtttcacagtggcacagcaggtagcactactgtctcacagcacttgagcTGTTGGCAGATAGGTCTAAAttcaactcagtctgtgtggagtttgcatgttcttcccatgtctgcatgggtttccattgggtgctctggtttcctcccacattcaaaaGACATGTAGCTGAGGTGAAATGGTGATGcaaaattgcccatagtgtgtgtgtgtgtgagagagagagagagagggggggggggggggggggggttgagagGCCACCCTCTCCATGGAGTCAATGAACTGGACCAGACCACAACCTCCCTGACCAGGAAAAGCAGTTGGCAAAAATGAATGACtgccttcatttttaaaactataGAAATGTTTACATTGTTGTGTTATTGATTGGGGTATTTTAAATCTCAGAGCAGTGTTCTGAGACTGTGAATATGCATACACAGCAATGATGCAATAGCCAATTCAGAAGTCTAGTAAAGTCTATTGGCATAAAGGGAAACAGTAACTACCATGTCTCCTTTTAGCAGAACATAACATACATGCTCATCAGCATGTATGTTCTTTCAATAGAATACCTCTCCTCCAAAAGCATTAAGGCCATTAAACTGTATATATAGCAGCTACAGGTTATAGCAGgttaacagcaacaacaaccaTCTGAAACAAAGTGCAGTGCTAAAGTCAGCCAGTTGACAGCCAGCAGTGCAGCTCCTTTTGGGTGAGGGACACCAGACTCATTCGGATCAATGGCTAAGTTAGGGAGGACAGTGACATTGCTTGCTCTCTGTGGGGTGATTCATGGGCCAGTGTTGATGGAGCGAAGAGGCCCTTCAATATACCAGATTTCCTCTCAGTGAAACAGCAAGATTCTCTGTGGCTTTTGTCAAACCGATATTCCACACGCAAAATGGACCTTTGGAGGGATGTCACAAAGTGACAAGTATCTACAACTTTAGTGATAATAATgtttgcagtccaaagacaacacAGAAGGTAATGGCAAACCGCTTTTGTACGCTCTCTTACAGATTATACCACACAAGTGGTCAGTGTGAGTCTCATTTGACTCTATGACACTTGCCCCAACTCTAAATGGATTACTGGAAGTCCAGTTTTCCAGAGAATCAGCCTGTTTATTGATATGAAACGGTACAATGAATCAATACAACAAAGGCACAGGAGTCAGTTTATTGGTAAACTGGTAGTTGAAAGCCAAAGTATTACACAGTATAATGATACAGTATTTGTCAGGATCCCTGACAACCAGACTCCAGGTGAACGTAGGGGGTGTGTCCCCCGGAGCCACTCAGCCACATCAACACACCTGAGCCCAACAAACACCAAACACCAGCACTACAGAAGGAGTGACAGACAAACGTGATTGCGGATTCTCGATCGGCTCTTTACTGTATTTCCTGGCGAGTTCATAGCGATTCTCATTCCGTGTCTACTCACATGGTAAATTCCTGTTCACAGTGTGCCTGTGTTCTAGTCCAGAGCGCCAGTCCCATCAAAGTCTGTCCTCTGTGCTCTTGTACCGGTCAGTCCCATGTCCAGTGTCCCTGCCCAGTCTAAGTCATGTTTCTGTTAGTTCAGTCAGTTTCCCTTACGAAACACTCAACGCGTACCTTCACTCCGTTTTCCTCATCTCACTTCGCCTCTTTCCTTCTTTGTTTGCATGAAgcacatgtatatgtatatattcactCTACTTTCAAGAACATCACGTATTTTGTCCCCATTTCGATGCACAGGAACACATGTTTGTGTCAGTGTTACCTTCGCATGTAACAGTGTTATAGTATGACTGTAGTAAATAGGACAACTTCAGGTGTGCAGATTggtacaaaatgcaaattaacatTATATATTAAGTACCTcttattttgtattaaaaaaactgaaatcagttATTCTCATATAAgagaagtttttttcttctgtgttccaGTACATTGGACACTAATTTTCCACTCTTAAGTTTAtgaaagacaaaggaaataCCCCACCCAGGAGcacatcatgatcatgtcaACAAAGAAAGACATTAATTTCCTTAGACAGTGATGAGGTGACAAACTGTCAGAGACCAAGGACCTACTGAGATGACTAATTATGGTAATGTGGTACAGTTTTTGTTTATGAAGATTTGCATGAGAAGATATCACTGCAAAGCTAATAGTCCATAAATAATTTCAGGTTATTCAGAAATTGTCAGTTTATAGTTGATGCTTATTTCTGTTATTGTCTTAtgcataattatttaatttttcatatggAATACCCTGTTTGATTGGTGTATGCTGGCATGACATGTAGATTTTTCAGGTGAAAATCAGGTATTGGCTAGTCTGCAGCACCTCACTCAAGGACTGAAAGTTAGTTCctattcacctgaaatacagggagaacatgcaaactctgctgGGAATAAACTTTAGCCATGTCAAATTCCACAGCCTGCTGCACCATGACCATGCCATGGTGCAAGCCTGCTTATTAACtgcattacatgtatttatttccatcatccacttgtcctgatcagggacacagcagtccagagccaaCATCCCAGAAATTTACTTGGCACAAGCTAGGGAGGGGGACACCTGATattccagtccatcgcagagtagccacacacctAGAATTTAGCGTCACCAGCAGTTTACCTGAACTTTGGACCGTGGGatgaaacccacgcaaacatctTCTGTACCAGTACAGATATGATAGATGTAAAAAAAGTTACAGACAGTTAAGCTGTTACTTACTTAACTTACTGCACACgattaataacatttaaaaattgcatgaTAAAATGATATTAATCTAAACGTTTTGAATTAagacaaaagtacattttaagatAGTTACTTACCAAATCCCGGCAGGAAAGGCAGTACAACCAGTGCAAAGGAAAATAACAGAGACATGTCTGGGTTTTCAGAGCAGACTTACGAAGAACTGATTATGTTTCTCCAAGTGAGAAGTAGGGAATCGGACTGTGGTTATATGACGAGCCAAATTATAAAATAGACCAATCCTCGCTGACGATAAGAAAACGTCATTTGTTACTAGGTCAGGTTTCTCATGAACGTAATAAGGAAGTTAATAATGAATGTACCATCATTTAAAAGGTTTAATCATTTCCGTGAAAATGTTcggataaaattaaaaaaacaaagtaaagggTATTTTTATCCATGATAATGACAAGACCAACAAAAACATGgaagaaaaatttttatttctaggTTGCTTTTAAagttatgttttcattcattatttattatttttcataattatttatcGATTTGTTCTCCATAGGTTGTTTGGGAATGTTGAGACACACTTGGTGGGGCAAATACCACActtgtatttcagtttaatCAATACAGTTAGGGCCAGAGAcatgtttttgctgtgttttaattAGTTAAAGCACAAATAGCAAGGTTTTTGGGCATGCTTGatgccacatttacatttatttatttagcagatgccttttctccagcgcgacgtacatctcatagaaaatacagtgtgtacattacatgattAGCAgtaagagagacttagatgtagATGcatgattaagtacagttagtttgttacttatACTtacaccatatgaatcaatgtacatcatatgagtagctgcaaaaagGTTTATCTGgtattcaacagttataatcacaaacttattaaacaaacatttatatgtaCACATGTAAATGTGCCCAGAACCTACAAGTGGCCAAAAACACCTTCTGCGGTATATCACTCTGCAAATACACATGTTGTGCAGTGAGAGGCACTCTCTAGCATTAGAAACAATTGTTTGATGCTATCTTAAGTAGATGGCTAccttaaggctttatttacactagATTAAGGGTATTCACGTTATTAACGATTCTTAAAAGAATATGGCGGTTGTTTGCTTTGTCATGTATTTGTGTAAGTGTGACCAAGGTGGCGCAAAGGGAGTAAGGTGGAAGGACCGTATTCTCACCAACATCTATTTTAACCTTCCCTGTCACTAGGAAGGCCAAAAGGAAACTATAGAGTTTGTCCTTGATAGAGAGAAGCTGCTTGTATCCAGTATCTACAGTGTATACatatcacaaacaaaacaagtttcATATGCACCTCTATTTAAGTATGTAATGGGACACAGGCTTATATCCCACCTCTCTGAACAAGGTACCTAcactgaactcacacacacacagtctgaaaccacttgtcccgagtggggtcgcggcaagccggagcctaatccggcaatgcagggcgcacaGATGGAcggggaagggatacacccaggacgggacgccaatccgttgcaaggcaccccaagtgggactcaaaccccagacccaccagaaagcaggcacaggcgaagcccgctgcgctaccgtgcccctgcacccccctccatacACTGACTTGattcagaaaaattacacagctctttaaatgggtaaataattgtattttcacacTGTAagggtaccctgtgatggactggtgtccagggGTGTACCTggagccttgcacccagtgattcaagggtaggttccagaccaccaaAACCCTGATCTGGACTAGCGGTTaataaaaaatggatggatggatggatgaacattGCAATCACTTTAGAGCAAAGCATGATTTAaagtatgaaataataataataaatctgatGGTTCCGTTCTGATATTAGGTCAAAGTTAATCGATGACTGGGGTTATTTGAGATTGTCAGTATGAGAGGTGGATGAAGCATAAAGTTTCTGTATatagttaaattatttttcctttgtgtggCAGTGTAGTTGgttgcactgctgcctcacagtgcagTTACTATGAGTGTCAgtatgtgggtttgaattcagctcagtttgtgtacagtgctctgtgtctgtgtgggtttcatctggaGGAACAATAGTTCTGCAACCCAGGATTTCCCTCTCAAACTTTAAATTCAGAGCTTTTGGTCAACTGTCTTTAACCTACTCCTTTTCCTATTCCTCATTatagaaaataacttttttctaaACACATCTAAGTACAGTTAAATATTCAGAATGTTAATATACAACTTTGCAATGTGACCCTGTTCACAATTACTAATTCATTTCACTAATTTATCTCTACAATGTAGACCACTTTATCTTTCCTTTAAATATGGAAGGGAAACCCCAATTGTGTCATCCTCTCAAGTGCAGGTGGTTTCCTTTTGGCATTGTCAGTATGGTTTTTGGTTTATGCAAAGAATTTGGTGTATTAAAGTATTGAATTTATAGTGGTGATTGTGTCCATCGCTTTTATGTGGGGTATTTCGATGAGAACACCAGGAATTGGTTGACAGAAAAAGTTAATGCTGTGTGTGGAGTGGGAGCCATATTGTGCTATTTAGAGCAGGTGagccatttaatttttattaggGCTTCAGTCTTATTTGTTTGTGGAACAACATTTTATCTTGAATTTTAAGAGATTGGATAAGTGAGGATTTAATTGTCAAATTTTAGATACATTTGTCTGGAGCTGATGTCTTCTCTTTTCA belongs to Scleropages formosus chromosome 18, fSclFor1.1, whole genome shotgun sequence and includes:
- the LOC108930661 gene encoding H-2 class II histocompatibility antigen, E-Q beta chain-like — its product is MSFSVVVALLFGALCVCSRVHAHVDIVVAACQTGDVDPEDELELDGDEMLHLDFKTKELVFTMPEFTGKWRAEGWAQRALADHQTCLNNLNVSIQAEKLPEEIDPPQVTIYPRNKVLLGRSNTLICFVNNFYPQSVKVKWTKNEVEVTEGVTLSRYYPNKDFTFRQYSTVPIIPQEGDVYSCSVEHKGLREPETRLWDGFSYHFQSECRYSSEDLKDLEYISRYIYNKLEYIRYNSTLNKFIGYTEHGVKNAERFNKDGSADQAHTDVDGYCRHNAELYFKNILWHTVEPSVEVLSVKSGSQRHSTMLVCSAYDFYPEGIKLTWLRDGKEVKTDVTSTEELYDGDWYHQIHSYLELTPTSGETIACQVEHSSLPKPKIYNWDPSMSDGDRNKVIIGTSGLVLGLILSLAGVIYYKKKSTGRILVPTS